One Opitutia bacterium DNA segment encodes these proteins:
- a CDS encoding TonB-dependent receptor — MNQPRSVIRGAAPRLLASALALSFVSAFAQTSSTDEPEKKDNTVKMEAFSVTGSRIKRIDDETPQPVVRLTEADFKATGFSTLGDALRAMPAASGSSLNPIASGTSFTPGVNSFNLRGLGNNNTLVLINGRRAAPFASAGFNGFQSVFDFNSIPASALESLEVLKDGASAIYGSDAVAGVVNIKLKKNYTGFATELSFGNTFGTDSNERSGFLMFGTHHDKTSVMMTFDIQRRASLYARDLSYARSADGSTLGGLDQRSTSTPIAGVRGLTGLPQFPNGRATFLTPQTNPTLANAVNATPLYDFNEDQQWTPETFSYGFYSRGSYDFSDALSAFAEVSFRRSRTGIDSAPVPYVALQELGDAPSGLGMMPANNPYNPFGQPIFDLRWRMRDLGNRLQDVIADSPRMVFGLEGKIPGGDWTWEGALNYSKNTVTTLSTTTSDRLVQNALNGVTIDGVLKYANPFGPNDPAVIKYLRIVNPNYDEFEVRGADFSASGPLFNLPAGAVEMAGGLEMRTERMKNIGTALNRESQIVGGSTGSDTYGDRRLYSAYAELNLPVLKNSPAGSLEMQLAGRFESYSDFGETTKPKAALVWRPVPEVLVRGSYGESFLAPNLAFLYTTQSVSFTSNTLADPLRPNDPRVQIRQFGGGNPNLQPENTKVYYLGVVVQPFARSKDSPLRELSFSADYYKFNQSDLINRPSASTILTNPGIFGHLILRNPPVAGETVGTISGVVTTWQNISRGEYEGYDFNVRWVSPKYHWGKLRVDLSATYLDNYEQSDTLGNLLDGDADYLFPLLRGNATLAWSKGDWAASLFVNYVGPYTTIGSGIAGLPDVKRQVTLNPQISYRGFMNCNLTLGVRNALNSNPPLDLSSTSLVNTNGVNSTEPAFWYFRIGREF; from the coding sequence ATGAACCAACCCCGATCCGTCATTCGCGGAGCGGCGCCGCGCCTGCTTGCCAGCGCGCTCGCGCTCTCCTTCGTCTCGGCCTTCGCCCAGACCTCGTCCACCGACGAGCCCGAAAAGAAAGACAACACCGTGAAAATGGAGGCGTTCTCCGTCACCGGTTCGCGCATCAAGCGCATCGACGACGAGACGCCGCAACCGGTCGTCCGCCTCACCGAAGCCGATTTCAAGGCGACCGGTTTTAGCACGCTCGGCGACGCCCTCCGCGCGATGCCAGCCGCGTCCGGCTCCTCGCTCAACCCGATCGCCAGCGGCACGAGCTTCACGCCCGGCGTGAACTCCTTCAACCTCCGCGGCCTCGGCAACAACAACACGCTCGTGCTCATCAACGGCCGCCGCGCGGCGCCGTTCGCCTCCGCGGGCTTTAACGGCTTCCAATCCGTCTTCGACTTCAACTCGATCCCGGCGTCCGCGCTCGAATCGCTCGAGGTTCTCAAGGATGGCGCCTCCGCCATCTACGGTTCCGACGCCGTCGCCGGCGTGGTGAACATCAAGCTCAAGAAGAACTACACCGGCTTCGCCACCGAGCTCTCCTTCGGCAACACCTTCGGCACCGATTCGAACGAACGCTCCGGCTTCCTCATGTTCGGCACCCATCACGACAAGACGTCCGTGATGATGACGTTCGACATCCAGCGCCGCGCGTCGCTTTACGCGCGCGATCTGAGCTACGCGCGCTCGGCCGACGGCTCCACGCTCGGCGGCCTCGACCAGCGCAGCACCTCGACGCCCATCGCCGGCGTGCGCGGTTTGACCGGTTTGCCGCAATTTCCCAACGGCCGCGCCACGTTCCTGACGCCGCAGACCAATCCCACGCTCGCCAACGCCGTCAACGCCACGCCGCTCTACGACTTCAACGAAGATCAGCAGTGGACGCCGGAGACGTTCTCCTACGGTTTCTACAGCCGCGGCTCCTACGACTTCAGCGACGCGCTCTCGGCCTTCGCGGAGGTTTCGTTCCGCCGCAGCCGCACCGGCATCGACAGCGCGCCCGTGCCGTATGTCGCGCTGCAGGAATTGGGCGATGCGCCTTCGGGCCTCGGCATGATGCCGGCGAACAATCCCTACAATCCGTTCGGCCAACCCATCTTCGACCTGCGCTGGCGCATGCGCGACCTGGGCAATCGCCTGCAGGACGTGATCGCTGACTCGCCGCGCATGGTCTTCGGCCTCGAGGGCAAGATCCCCGGCGGCGATTGGACGTGGGAAGGCGCGCTGAATTACTCGAAGAACACCGTGACGACGCTCTCGACCACGACCTCCGACCGGCTCGTGCAGAACGCGCTCAACGGCGTGACGATCGACGGCGTCCTGAAATACGCGAATCCCTTCGGGCCGAACGATCCCGCGGTCATCAAATACCTCCGCATCGTGAACCCGAACTACGATGAGTTCGAGGTGCGCGGCGCCGATTTCAGCGCCTCGGGTCCGCTCTTCAACCTGCCCGCCGGCGCGGTGGAAATGGCGGGCGGTTTGGAGATGCGCACCGAGCGCATGAAGAACATCGGCACGGCGCTCAATCGCGAGTCCCAGATCGTCGGCGGCAGCACCGGCAGCGACACCTACGGCGACCGCCGGCTCTACTCCGCCTACGCGGAACTCAACCTGCCCGTGCTGAAGAACAGCCCGGCCGGTTCACTCGAGATGCAGCTCGCCGGCCGCTTCGAGAGCTACAGCGATTTCGGCGAGACGACGAAACCGAAGGCCGCGCTCGTCTGGCGGCCGGTCCCCGAAGTCCTCGTCCGCGGTTCCTACGGCGAGTCGTTCCTCGCGCCGAACCTCGCGTTTCTCTACACGACACAAAGCGTCAGCTTCACCTCCAACACGCTCGCCGATCCGCTGCGGCCCAACGACCCGCGGGTCCAGATCCGGCAATTCGGCGGCGGCAATCCCAACCTCCAGCCCGAGAACACCAAGGTCTATTACCTCGGCGTCGTCGTCCAACCGTTCGCGCGCAGCAAGGACAGTCCGCTGCGCGAACTCTCGTTCAGCGCGGACTACTACAAGTTCAACCAGTCCGACCTGATCAACCGACCCAGCGCGAGCACGATTCTGACGAATCCCGGCATCTTCGGACACCTCATCCTCCGCAATCCTCCCGTCGCCGGCGAGACGGTCGGCACCATCAGTGGCGTCGTCACCACCTGGCAGAACATCAGCCGCGGCGAATACGAGGGCTACGATTTCAACGTCCGCTGGGTCTCGCCCAAATACCATTGGGGCAAACTGCGCGTCGATCTCTCGGCCACCTACCTGGACAACTACGAGCAGTCCGACACCCTCGGCAACCTGCTCGACGGCGACGCCGATTACCTGTTCCCCCTCCTGCGCGGCAACGCCACGCTGGCGTGGAGCAAGGGCGACTGGGCGGCTTCGCTCTTCGTCAACTACGTCGGGCCCTACACCACCATCGGTTCCGGCATCGCCGGCCTGCCCGACGTGAAGCGGCAGGTCACGCTGAATCCCCAGATTTCCTACCGCGGATTCATGAACTGCAACCTCACGCTCGGCGTCCGCAACGCCCTGAACTCCAACCCGCCGCTCGATCTCTCCAGCACCTCGCTGGTCAATACCAACGGCGTCAATAGCACGGAGCCGGCCTTCTGGTATTTCCGCATCGGGCGCGAATTCTGA
- the yicI gene encoding alpha-xylosidase, with translation MKFTDGAWLLQPGVQAHYPAEAHTVTREGDSLVIHAATRPIRHRGDTLQGPLLTIRLSSPLENVVRVRIEHFTGGLDRGPRLPLLAENAADVRITSDEQGAALTSGALTARVERQGGWALSFLDGQRVITRSGWRGSAYMQCADGKNHVVESLGLGVGENVYGLGERFTSFVKNGQTVEIANKDGGTGSEQAYKNVPFYLTNRGYGVLVNECGHVSFEIASEKVSRVQFSIPGESLEYFVILGPDPKDVLRRLAALTGRPALPPPWSFGLWLSTSFTTNYDEETVTSFIDGMKERDLPLHVFHFDCFWMREFDWCSFEWDPRVFPDPAGLLQRLHARGLRVSAWINSYVAQRSPLFAEGAAKGYFLKRTDGSVWQTDLWQPGMAIVDFTNPAAAEWFAGHITRLLRMGVDAIKTDFGERIPTEGVVYHDGSDPVKMHNFYPILYNECVFRAVEAARGRGDAVLFARSSYATGQRFPVHWGGDCWSTMESMAESLRGGLSLSLCGFGFWSHDIGGFEGTAPAYIYKRWAAFGLLSSHSRLHGSGSYRVPWVYDDEACDVVRFFTKLKCRLMPCLWSAALEAHREGVPTMRAMLLEFPGDPACDTLDRQYLLGPSLLVAPVFTEDGTVDYYLPAGRWTHVLTGEVLEGGRWHHARHGFLSLPLFARPGSLIAFGARDDRPDYDFAEGVNLRVYELADGAVATCELFDARGESRARAQARRSGSQIEVKWLGAPPARWSAQIANGPAVAAATGGDVVFLTLA, from the coding sequence ATGAAGTTCACCGATGGCGCCTGGTTGCTGCAGCCGGGCGTGCAAGCCCACTATCCCGCCGAAGCGCACACCGTGACCCGTGAAGGCGATTCGCTGGTCATCCACGCGGCGACGCGTCCGATCCGCCATCGCGGCGACACCTTGCAGGGGCCGCTGCTGACGATCCGGTTGAGTTCACCGCTCGAAAATGTCGTGCGCGTGCGCATCGAACACTTCACGGGCGGACTCGATCGCGGTCCGCGTCTGCCGCTGCTCGCAGAAAATGCCGCCGACGTGCGCATCACGAGCGACGAGCAGGGGGCTGCGCTCACCAGCGGCGCGCTCACCGCGCGGGTCGAACGCCAGGGCGGTTGGGCGCTGAGTTTTCTCGATGGGCAACGCGTGATCACCCGCAGTGGCTGGCGTGGCTCGGCCTACATGCAGTGCGCCGACGGAAAGAATCACGTTGTCGAAAGCCTCGGGCTCGGCGTCGGCGAAAACGTCTACGGTCTCGGCGAGCGTTTCACGAGCTTCGTGAAGAACGGCCAGACGGTGGAGATCGCCAACAAGGATGGCGGCACCGGCAGCGAGCAGGCCTACAAGAATGTCCCGTTCTATCTTACGAACCGCGGCTATGGCGTGCTCGTGAACGAGTGTGGGCATGTCTCGTTCGAGATCGCCTCGGAAAAAGTCTCGCGCGTGCAGTTTTCGATTCCGGGCGAGAGCCTCGAGTATTTCGTGATCCTCGGCCCCGATCCGAAGGATGTGCTGCGCCGTCTCGCCGCGCTGACCGGCCGGCCCGCGTTGCCGCCGCCATGGTCGTTCGGCCTGTGGCTTTCGACGTCGTTCACCACGAACTACGACGAGGAGACCGTCACGAGCTTCATCGACGGGATGAAGGAGCGCGACCTGCCGCTCCACGTTTTCCACTTCGATTGCTTTTGGATGCGCGAGTTCGACTGGTGCAGCTTCGAGTGGGATCCGCGCGTGTTTCCCGATCCGGCGGGACTGCTGCAGCGGCTCCACGCACGCGGCCTCCGCGTGAGCGCGTGGATCAACTCCTACGTCGCGCAGCGCTCGCCGCTCTTCGCGGAAGGCGCGGCGAAAGGCTATTTCCTCAAGCGCACTGACGGCTCCGTCTGGCAGACCGATCTCTGGCAACCCGGCATGGCGATCGTGGATTTCACGAATCCCGCCGCCGCCGAGTGGTTCGCCGGCCATATCACGCGACTGCTGCGCATGGGCGTCGACGCCATCAAGACCGACTTCGGCGAGCGCATCCCGACGGAGGGCGTCGTCTACCACGACGGCTCCGATCCGGTGAAGATGCACAACTTCTACCCGATTCTCTACAACGAATGCGTCTTCCGCGCGGTCGAGGCTGCGCGCGGCCGCGGTGACGCGGTGCTCTTTGCGCGCTCGAGTTACGCGACCGGCCAGCGCTTCCCCGTGCACTGGGGCGGCGACTGCTGGTCGACGATGGAGTCGATGGCCGAGTCGCTGCGCGGCGGACTCTCGCTCAGCCTGTGCGGCTTCGGTTTTTGGAGCCACGACATCGGCGGCTTCGAGGGCACGGCGCCCGCCTACATCTACAAACGCTGGGCGGCGTTCGGCCTGCTCTCGTCCCACAGCCGCCTGCACGGCAGCGGCAGCTACCGCGTGCCCTGGGTCTACGACGACGAGGCGTGCGACGTGGTGCGTTTCTTCACCAAGTTGAAGTGCCGCCTCATGCCTTGTCTGTGGAGCGCCGCGCTCGAGGCGCACCGCGAAGGCGTGCCGACGATGCGCGCGATGCTGCTCGAGTTTCCCGGCGACCCGGCCTGCGACACGCTCGATCGCCAATACCTGCTCGGCCCGTCGCTGCTCGTCGCGCCGGTCTTCACCGAGGACGGCACAGTCGACTACTACCTGCCGGCCGGCCGTTGGACGCATGTGCTCACGGGCGAAGTCCTCGAAGGCGGGCGCTGGCACCACGCGCGACACGGTTTCCTTAGCCTGCCGCTCTTCGCTCGGCCCGGCAGCCTCATTGCGTTCGGCGCCCGGGATGACCGGCCCGACTACGATTTCGCCGAGGGGGTCAACCTTCGCGTTTACGAACTCGCCGATGGTGCCGTCGCAACGTGCGAACTCTTCGATGCGCGCGGCGAATCCCGCGCTCGCGCGCAAGCTCGCCGCAGCGGTTCGCAGATCGAGGTGAAATGGTTGGGCGCCCCGCCCGCTCGTTGGTCCGCCCAGATTGCGAATGGTCCCGCGGTCGCCGCTGCCACAGGTGGCGACGTGGTGTTTCTCACCCTCGCATGA
- a CDS encoding LacI family DNA-binding transcriptional regulator, with protein MPRPAKKKTKPVRAATLADVGRVAGVSAMAASAVLNGARTSSRISPETRERILAAASKLAYRPNAAARALANRRMDTIGVAAVITDGELNHYFLEVFNGILEAAARHDQNTTVFSLHDWQKDPERLHRFCDGRIDGLILLAPTFHEDHVPLPTHTPFVSIHANIPLPGVLNVESDEERGAYEITRRLLVQGHRRILHLAGPEDLIGPQRRVSGYTRALAALRQPFDPALVVPSGFNTHEGAAALRAWLRQHAGAPLPEAIFCVNDGVAIGCIEVLAECGFRVPEDVSVAGFDDSLAARMCVPQLTTVRQPLRAMGARAVDVLLNRITRPDTIAGSTDKPIVFPVELVTRASVGAPASEPKLIPVLR; from the coding sequence ATGCCGCGCCCCGCGAAGAAGAAGACCAAGCCTGTGCGCGCCGCCACGCTTGCCGATGTCGGTCGCGTTGCCGGCGTGTCCGCCATGGCCGCATCCGCGGTGCTCAATGGCGCGCGCACGTCGTCACGCATCTCGCCGGAAACGCGGGAGCGCATCCTCGCCGCCGCGAGCAAGCTCGCCTACCGCCCCAACGCCGCCGCCCGCGCGCTCGCCAACCGCCGCATGGACACCATCGGCGTCGCTGCGGTCATCACCGACGGCGAGCTCAACCACTACTTCCTCGAGGTGTTCAATGGGATCCTCGAGGCTGCGGCGCGTCACGACCAGAATACGACCGTCTTTTCGCTGCACGATTGGCAGAAGGATCCGGAACGGCTGCACCGCTTCTGCGACGGCCGCATCGACGGACTCATCCTGCTCGCGCCGACGTTTCACGAAGACCACGTGCCGTTGCCGACGCACACGCCGTTCGTCTCGATCCACGCTAACATTCCCTTGCCGGGCGTTCTGAACGTCGAGAGCGACGAGGAGCGCGGTGCCTACGAAATCACGCGCCGCCTGCTCGTGCAGGGCCACCGCCGCATTCTGCACCTGGCCGGCCCGGAGGACCTGATCGGGCCCCAGCGCCGCGTCAGCGGCTACACACGCGCGCTCGCCGCGTTGCGCCAGCCTTTCGACCCCGCGTTGGTCGTGCCGTCGGGCTTCAATACCCATGAGGGTGCCGCGGCGCTCCGCGCTTGGCTGCGCCAGCACGCGGGCGCGCCGCTGCCGGAGGCGATTTTCTGTGTGAATGACGGCGTCGCCATCGGCTGCATCGAGGTGCTGGCCGAGTGCGGTTTTCGCGTGCCGGAGGATGTTTCCGTCGCGGGCTTCGACGACTCGCTCGCCGCCCGCATGTGCGTCCCGCAACTGACAACCGTTCGCCAGCCACTCCGCGCCATGGGCGCGCGCGCCGTCGACGTTTTGCTCAACCGCATCACCCGGCCTGACACCATCGCCGGGTCCACCGACAAGCCCATCGTCTTCCCGGTTGAACTCGTCACGCGCGCTTCGGTCGGTGCGCCGGCTTCCGAGCCGAAGCTCATCCCGGTGCTTCGCTGA
- a CDS encoding histidine kinase yields MDSPPHRTPWLQLALVWSIVGLLLSGLLYLEVYFPLDTVALREMPGWMFFTQVARALLWIPLTPVVFELRRRVPFAGWGFLPGLAIHAAFATAFMMWIYIVRLWCLHLHLGLPLEYFGIDVLLDSFAVRTLADFVIYWLVLGVGYTLDLQRARQHESIERAQMETHLVEAQLGALRQQMHPHFLHNALNAIAELVRGGENAAAVEAIVKLSRLQRRLMGNVTDREGPLRDELAFVADYLDLERLRFGDRLTVVFDVDPAAEAALAPCLLLQPLVENAAKHGIARRLAPGRIAISARRDGRWLVVRVENDVPEARAEADLFEGHSGIGLPNLRQRLARLHGADHALTLDIDVERGAHVEVRLPFRTAEDKP; encoded by the coding sequence GTGGACTCTCCGCCGCACCGCACGCCGTGGCTCCAGCTCGCGCTCGTCTGGAGCATTGTCGGATTGCTGCTGAGCGGACTGCTCTACCTCGAGGTCTACTTCCCGCTCGACACTGTCGCGCTGCGCGAGATGCCGGGTTGGATGTTCTTCACGCAGGTCGCTCGCGCGCTGCTGTGGATCCCGCTCACGCCGGTGGTCTTCGAACTACGTCGGCGCGTGCCGTTCGCGGGCTGGGGCTTCCTGCCCGGGCTCGCGATCCACGCGGCGTTTGCCACGGCGTTCATGATGTGGATCTACATCGTGCGGCTCTGGTGCCTGCACCTGCACCTCGGGCTGCCGCTGGAGTATTTCGGCATCGATGTCCTGCTCGACAGCTTCGCGGTGCGCACGCTGGCGGACTTCGTCATCTACTGGTTGGTGCTCGGCGTCGGCTACACGCTCGATCTCCAGCGCGCGCGCCAGCACGAATCGATCGAGCGGGCGCAGATGGAGACGCACCTCGTGGAGGCCCAGCTCGGGGCGCTGCGGCAGCAGATGCACCCGCACTTCCTGCACAACGCCCTCAACGCCATCGCCGAGCTCGTGCGCGGCGGCGAGAACGCCGCGGCGGTCGAGGCCATCGTCAAACTCAGCCGCCTGCAGCGCCGCCTGATGGGCAACGTCACCGATCGCGAGGGGCCGCTGCGCGACGAACTCGCCTTCGTCGCCGACTACCTGGACTTGGAACGCCTGCGCTTCGGCGATCGCCTGACCGTGGTCTTCGACGTGGACCCGGCGGCGGAGGCCGCGCTTGCTCCGTGCCTGCTGCTGCAGCCGCTGGTGGAAAACGCCGCGAAGCACGGCATCGCCCGCCGGCTTGCACCCGGCCGCATCGCGATCAGCGCCCGGCGCGACGGCCGGTGGCTCGTCGTGCGGGTGGAAAACGACGTCCCGGAGGCGCGCGCCGAGGCGGACCTGTTCGAGGGACACTCGGGCATCGGTCTCCCGAATCTGCGCCAGCGCCTCGCCCGGCTCCACGGCGCCGACCATGCCCTCACGCTGGACATCGACGTCGAACGCGGCGCGCACGTGGAGGTGCGCCTGCCCTTCCGCACCGCCGAGGACAAACCATGA
- a CDS encoding TonB-dependent receptor, which yields MNTNQTSLPRGGWRARIWRTPLLLGAVLLPALAFGQNSTAAKSDPESEPVKLDAFVTTGTRIGTAASQSDMPVTVVSRAQFEHTSFVEVADLLKTLPAFTGAGNLNDSSTNGGDGSRYVDLRGLGSQYTLVLLNGRRLAYSGVQNIVNVNQIPVTAVERVEVLASGASAVYGTDAIGGVINVITRKMNGGELSAYYGDTDHQTALSRRQFALSWGGSEGRIDFVVGAQYYKQNGIYSSDFDWSRQPGTTGNNFPYTMTYPNSLFTPGATGSSSYVVKWKPGEGGPRDATSIADFRPYNGTLPNLANPDAGGDMFPFFLFTPLIRPEERWNVSAFTNFHLNDDTTFYADVMYNYSYSYNQLAPAAQPMRNTIVIPATNYWNQRIFGASAVPITTGGWRLLGLGTRIDTNEVTSGWFNFGVKGKIRDWRYELSNTFTQENRQDLNGNGGSITVLNQLLALTTPDAFNPFTSNPATNAAYWGRIRRDAYTNVRSRMMNTELSVHGPLFAVPAGEAQGALTVNYQNQSAYSRPDAQALEGSAGWNRVGEATEGSRRIYGAAAELQAPLTKEVSLRVAGRWDHYSDFGNARVWQAAARYQPAKELVLRASFGKGYIAPSILQLYEGEQETNPTLYDPTTKNSDGTWGSARQIGMSRIGNRALKSEQANSYNAGFAWSPPEIRGLTVSVDYYRIEQKDVIASAESTATRLIDEFWSSLGATDAARDAAARIPARRDAAIAAIAARTGIVLEYSDVGGDAGLGGIDFINRAYRSNLSLNTTEGVDVNLNYVRSLQDWGNLTLDWNNSFMFHSRQRSFAGAPDEEFAGSYSAAAEGGWPKFRSRFSPTWTFKALQVTAAVNYLSGLKLDDFDSSYDRDALPSWTTYDAQISYQLPWFHTTVAIGCENIGNKPPQQTSLATNNDTPAGLYDVKGRYYYARLTTRF from the coding sequence ATGAACACCAACCAAACCTCCCTCCCTCGGGGCGGATGGCGTGCGCGCATCTGGCGCACTCCGTTGCTCCTGGGTGCCGTGCTGCTGCCGGCGCTCGCCTTCGGTCAGAATTCCACCGCGGCAAAATCCGACCCGGAATCCGAGCCCGTGAAGCTCGACGCATTTGTGACAACCGGCACGCGCATCGGCACGGCGGCGAGCCAGAGCGACATGCCGGTGACGGTCGTGTCGCGTGCGCAGTTCGAGCACACCTCGTTCGTCGAGGTTGCCGACCTGCTCAAGACGCTCCCGGCCTTCACCGGCGCGGGCAACCTCAACGACTCCTCGACCAACGGTGGCGACGGCAGCCGCTACGTCGACCTGCGCGGCCTCGGCTCGCAATACACGCTCGTCCTTCTCAACGGCCGGCGCCTCGCCTACAGCGGCGTCCAAAACATCGTGAACGTGAACCAGATTCCCGTCACCGCCGTCGAGCGGGTGGAGGTCCTCGCCAGCGGCGCCTCCGCCGTCTACGGCACCGACGCCATCGGCGGCGTGATCAACGTCATCACGCGCAAGATGAACGGCGGCGAGCTCAGCGCCTACTACGGCGACACCGACCACCAGACCGCGCTCTCGCGTCGCCAGTTCGCGCTCTCGTGGGGCGGCTCCGAAGGGCGGATCGATTTCGTCGTCGGCGCCCAATACTACAAGCAGAACGGCATCTACAGTTCCGACTTCGACTGGAGCCGCCAGCCCGGCACGACCGGCAACAACTTTCCCTACACCATGACGTATCCGAACAGCCTGTTCACGCCGGGCGCGACCGGCTCGTCGTCCTACGTCGTGAAATGGAAGCCGGGCGAGGGCGGCCCGCGCGACGCGACGTCGATCGCGGATTTCCGTCCCTACAACGGCACGCTGCCGAACCTCGCCAACCCCGACGCAGGCGGCGACATGTTCCCGTTCTTCCTCTTCACGCCGCTCATCCGCCCCGAGGAGCGGTGGAACGTGTCGGCCTTCACGAATTTTCATCTCAACGACGACACCACGTTCTACGCGGACGTGATGTATAACTACTCGTATTCCTACAACCAGCTCGCGCCGGCCGCGCAGCCCATGCGCAACACCATCGTCATCCCGGCGACGAACTACTGGAATCAGCGCATCTTCGGCGCGTCCGCGGTGCCGATCACCACCGGCGGCTGGCGCCTTCTCGGCCTCGGCACGCGCATCGACACGAACGAAGTCACCTCCGGTTGGTTCAACTTCGGTGTGAAGGGCAAAATCCGCGACTGGCGCTACGAGCTGAGCAACACCTTCACGCAGGAAAACCGCCAGGACCTCAACGGCAACGGCGGCTCGATCACCGTGCTCAACCAGCTCCTCGCGCTCACCACGCCCGATGCGTTCAATCCCTTCACGAGCAATCCCGCCACCAACGCCGCCTACTGGGGCCGGATTCGCCGCGACGCCTACACCAACGTCCGCAGCCGCATGATGAACACCGAACTCTCGGTCCACGGCCCGCTCTTCGCGGTGCCAGCCGGCGAGGCTCAAGGCGCGCTCACGGTGAATTACCAGAACCAGTCCGCCTACTCGCGTCCCGACGCCCAGGCGCTCGAAGGCTCCGCCGGCTGGAACCGCGTCGGCGAAGCCACCGAAGGCAGCCGCCGCATCTACGGCGCCGCCGCCGAACTCCAGGCGCCGCTCACCAAGGAAGTTTCCCTCCGCGTCGCCGGCCGCTGGGACCACTACAGCGATTTCGGCAACGCGCGCGTGTGGCAGGCCGCCGCCCGCTACCAGCCGGCCAAGGAACTCGTGCTGCGCGCCTCCTTCGGCAAGGGCTACATCGCCCCCTCGATCCTCCAGCTCTACGAGGGCGAGCAGGAAACCAATCCGACGCTCTACGATCCCACCACGAAGAACTCCGATGGCACGTGGGGCTCCGCCCGCCAGATCGGCATGAGCCGCATCGGTAATCGCGCGCTCAAGTCCGAACAGGCCAACTCCTACAACGCCGGCTTCGCCTGGTCGCCGCCGGAAATCCGCGGCCTCACCGTCTCGGTCGACTACTACCGCATCGAGCAGAAGGACGTCATCGCCAGCGCCGAGTCCACCGCGACGCGGCTCATCGACGAGTTCTGGAGCTCCCTCGGCGCGACCGACGCCGCGCGCGACGCTGCGGCCCGCATTCCCGCGCGCCGCGATGCCGCGATTGCCGCCATCGCCGCGCGCACCGGCATCGTGCTCGAATACAGCGATGTCGGCGGCGATGCCGGACTCGGCGGCATCGACTTCATCAACCGCGCCTACCGCTCGAACCTCAGCCTCAACACCACCGAGGGCGTCGACGTGAACCTCAACTACGTCCGCAGCCTCCAGGATTGGGGCAACCTCACGCTCGATTGGAACAACTCCTTCATGTTCCACTCCCGGCAACGCTCCTTCGCCGGCGCCCCCGACGAGGAATTCGCCGGTTCGTATTCCGCCGCGGCCGAGGGCGGCTGGCCGAAGTTCCGCTCGCGCTTCTCGCCCACGTGGACCTTCAAGGCCCTGCAAGTCACCGCCGCGGTCAACTACCTGTCCGGGCTCAAGCTCGACGACTTCGACTCCAGCTACGACCGCGACGCGCTGCCGTCGTGGACGACCTACGACGCGCAGATCAGCTACCAGCTGCCGTGGTTCCACACCACCGTCGCGATCGGCTGCGAGAACATCGGCAACAAGCCGCCCCAACAGACCAGCCTCGCCACGAACAACGACACGCCCGCCGGCCTCTACGATGTGAAAGGCCGCTACTACTACGCGCGTCTCACCACGCGATTCTGA
- a CDS encoding LytTR family transcriptional regulator DNA-binding domain-containing protein: protein MNAPSRITTLIVDDEPLARKTVRRLLATDPQIEIVGECGDGWSALKALQELKPQLVYLDIRMPGLSGISVLDRILPRDRPSVIFATAYDEFAVRAFELLAIDYLLKPFTDDRFLQSLARAKSQATAPDLATVAQEIDALIARFGAGPAANTAPAAAAKPVPPAPFLLKTGHDRLLLNPQEIRWIEGQSDYARVHLPKGSVLVRRTLTSLAAQLAGNFVRIHKSTIVNLDYVTRIRARTSGDWVVELNDGTQVRASRNHRQRLKERLG, encoded by the coding sequence ATGAACGCCCCATCGCGCATCACCACTCTCATCGTCGATGACGAACCGCTGGCCCGGAAAACCGTGCGTCGCCTGCTCGCGACCGATCCGCAGATCGAGATCGTCGGCGAGTGCGGCGACGGCTGGAGCGCGCTCAAGGCGCTGCAGGAGCTGAAACCCCAGCTCGTCTACCTCGACATCCGCATGCCGGGCCTGTCCGGCATTTCCGTGCTCGACCGCATCCTGCCGCGCGATCGGCCGAGCGTGATCTTCGCGACCGCCTACGACGAGTTCGCCGTGCGCGCCTTCGAGCTCCTCGCGATCGACTACCTGTTGAAGCCGTTCACCGACGACCGCTTCCTCCAGAGCCTTGCGCGCGCGAAGTCGCAGGCGACGGCGCCGGATCTCGCGACGGTGGCCCAGGAGATTGATGCGTTGATCGCGCGGTTCGGCGCCGGGCCGGCGGCGAACACAGCCCCTGCCGCGGCGGCCAAGCCGGTGCCGCCCGCGCCGTTCCTGCTCAAGACCGGGCACGACCGGCTGCTGTTGAATCCGCAGGAGATCCGCTGGATCGAAGGGCAGAGCGATTACGCGCGCGTGCACCTGCCGAAGGGCTCCGTGCTCGTGCGCCGCACGCTCACGAGCCTCGCCGCGCAACTGGCGGGGAATTTCGTGCGCATCCACAAGTCGACGATCGTGAACCTCGACTACGTGACGCGCATCCGCGCGCGCACGTCGGGCGACTGGGTCGTGGAGCTGAACGACGGCACGCAGGTCCGCGCCAGCCGCAACCACCGGCAGCGGCTGAAGGAACGGCTCGGCTGA